In the genome of Photobacterium sp. TY1-4, one region contains:
- a CDS encoding endonuclease: protein MDIRVMTLTAAALLVSQSGWAQVTNGDFEQWNDNAPAGWSVIDTGIALSPVSAPVIQGGLAAQVTVNTGTQGNTDLQQTVHVEQGQTYPFTVSLYHTEGHVKARLVVDGYQGYSNPQQINQWQTISYTYTATMTKEIQVGLRFYDESGFDGSEVVYVDHFLPTDTSEPPTPACNDTIATLTLVTDQYASETSWRLANAGGAVLFEGAGYANETTNTREMCLADGDYTFTINDSYGDGLCCRAGNGSFALTVDGQTLASGGQFQHSQAFPFTLGDTEAPPPSDLDEYYQSAAGKTGFALKTALYNIINQHNSRGYSAIWDLVKVADLDHYYENDGSVLDMYSEQPATSDAVHFTKVTDQCGQYSGEGDCYNREHSFPKSWFGGKVEPMNSDGHHIFATDGYVNAKRSNWPFGEVGSATYTSGNGSKLGVAESGLGYTGTVFEPLDAFKGDFARAYFYMATRYENEIASWEGNTTNADAILDGTNTTVFEPWMLNMLKRWHQNDPVSQKEIDRNQAVFEFQGNRNPFIDHPEFVGAIWGN from the coding sequence ATGGATATTAGAGTAATGACTCTCACCGCGGCAGCGTTGCTGGTCTCACAGAGCGGCTGGGCTCAGGTTACTAATGGCGATTTCGAACAATGGAATGATAATGCGCCTGCTGGCTGGAGTGTGATTGATACCGGCATTGCGCTCTCCCCAGTGTCGGCGCCGGTGATTCAGGGCGGGCTGGCCGCACAGGTCACGGTGAATACCGGGACTCAGGGCAATACCGACCTGCAGCAGACGGTGCATGTCGAGCAGGGCCAAACCTATCCGTTTACCGTGTCGCTCTATCATACTGAGGGGCATGTGAAAGCCCGTCTGGTGGTTGATGGCTATCAGGGATATTCGAACCCGCAACAGATTAACCAGTGGCAGACGATCAGTTATACCTATACCGCCACAATGACGAAAGAGATTCAGGTGGGGCTGCGATTCTACGATGAGTCCGGTTTTGATGGTTCCGAAGTCGTTTATGTCGATCACTTCCTGCCGACAGACACGAGTGAGCCGCCGACACCTGCCTGCAATGACACGATTGCAACGCTGACTTTGGTGACCGATCAGTATGCTTCTGAAACCAGCTGGCGACTGGCCAATGCCGGCGGTGCCGTGTTGTTTGAGGGAGCCGGCTATGCCAACGAGACCACAAACACCCGGGAAATGTGTCTGGCCGATGGGGATTACACCTTCACGATCAACGATTCGTACGGGGATGGCCTCTGCTGTCGTGCCGGAAACGGCTCCTTTGCGCTGACGGTCGACGGTCAAACGCTTGCTTCCGGCGGTCAATTCCAGCACAGCCAGGCGTTTCCTTTCACCTTGGGCGACACTGAAGCCCCGCCGCCTTCAGACCTGGACGAATACTACCAGTCCGCAGCAGGGAAAACCGGTTTTGCGCTGAAAACAGCCTTATATAACATCATCAATCAACACAACAGCCGCGGCTATTCGGCGATCTGGGACCTGGTCAAGGTGGCCGATTTGGACCACTACTACGAAAACGACGGTTCCGTCCTCGACATGTATTCTGAGCAGCCTGCAACGAGCGATGCAGTGCATTTCACCAAAGTGACCGACCAGTGCGGTCAGTACAGTGGTGAAGGAGATTGCTACAACCGGGAGCATTCGTTCCCGAAAAGCTGGTTTGGCGGTAAAGTCGAGCCGATGAATTCTGACGGTCACCATATCTTTGCCACCGATGGTTATGTCAACGCCAAGCGCAGCAATTGGCCGTTCGGGGAAGTGGGCAGCGCGACCTATACTTCGGGCAATGGCTCGAAACTGGGCGTGGCCGAATCCGGTCTGGGTTATACCGGAACGGTGTTTGAGCCCCTGGATGCTTTTAAAGGGGACTTTGCCCGGGCCTATTTCTATATGGCGACCCGCTACGAAAATGAAATTGCGTCCTGGGAGGGTAATACGACCAATGCTGACGCCATTCTGGATGGTACCAATACCACGGTGTTTGAACCCTGGATGCTGAATATGCTGAAACGCTGGCACCAGAATGATCCGGTCAGCCAGAAAGAGATCGACCGCAACCAGGCGGTGTTTGAGTTCCAGGGCAACCGGAACCCGTTTATCGATCACCCTGAGTTTGTCGGAGCAATCTGGGGCAACTAA
- a CDS encoding outer membrane lipoprotein-sorting protein yields the protein MRVLTLLWIGVAVLFSGWLHAESATEIVRKADLQLRGDSSYSEATMRIIRPSWTRTMRMKAWTKGRDLSMVLVTAPAKEKGSASLKRQREMWSWVPSIERVVKIAPSMLSQSWMGSDFTNDDLINQSSIVVDYRHDMVGTEVFDGDPCWVIDAYAKPNAPVVWNKVRMWISKRTYLERQVEFYDEFDELVNIMKTYDVKMLGGRQLATRLEMLPVDKPGNKTEIVTHQAQFNFAIKDSFFSISQMKALRD from the coding sequence ATGCGCGTACTGACGTTGTTGTGGATAGGGGTTGCCGTGCTGTTTTCCGGCTGGCTGCATGCTGAAAGCGCGACGGAAATCGTCCGCAAGGCCGACTTGCAACTGCGCGGGGATTCCAGTTACAGCGAAGCCACGATGCGGATCATTCGTCCGAGCTGGACCCGGACCATGCGAATGAAAGCCTGGACCAAGGGGCGGGATCTGTCGATGGTGCTGGTCACGGCACCGGCAAAAGAGAAAGGCAGTGCGTCGCTCAAGCGCCAGCGGGAAATGTGGAGTTGGGTCCCGAGCATTGAGCGGGTGGTGAAAATTGCGCCGTCGATGCTCAGCCAGTCCTGGATGGGCTCGGACTTCACCAATGATGATTTGATTAATCAGTCATCGATTGTGGTGGACTATCGCCACGATATGGTCGGCACCGAAGTCTTTGACGGCGATCCCTGCTGGGTGATCGATGCCTATGCCAAACCGAATGCACCGGTGGTGTGGAATAAGGTCCGGATGTGGATTTCAAAGCGCACCTACCTTGAACGCCAGGTCGAGTTTTACGATGAGTTCGATGAACTGGTCAACATCATGAAAACCTATGATGTGAAAATGCTCGGCGGCCGCCAGTTGGCGACTCGACTGGAAATGCTACCGGTTGACAAGCCCGGCAATAAAACTGAGATCGTGACCCACCAGGCGCAATTTAACTTTGCGATCAAAGACAGTTTCTTTTCCATCAGCCAGATGAAAGCGCTGCGCGATTAG
- a CDS encoding ABC transporter ATP-binding protein, whose translation MTIQTKQLCKTYNPESDFPVQAVKSLDLTIEQGEFVAVMGPSGSGKTTLLNLLGGIDRPTSGSVLIDGCDICQLSDRARIAFRRDHIGFIFQDYSLLPVLTALENVEFVMQLQGQSEQVCRQRAEALLRQVGLSAQQDKFPAKLSGGQQQRVAVARALAPSPRFIMADEPTANLDAQSTAELLDIMQQLNEREGTTFIFSTHDPRVITRAKRVIVFEDGALTEDLQQ comes from the coding sequence ATGACCATCCAAACCAAACAATTGTGTAAAACCTATAACCCTGAGTCAGACTTCCCGGTTCAGGCCGTGAAAAGCCTGGATCTCACCATTGAGCAGGGCGAGTTTGTGGCCGTGATGGGGCCGTCGGGCTCAGGGAAAACCACCTTGCTCAACCTGCTGGGCGGGATCGACCGGCCGACATCCGGCTCGGTGTTGATTGACGGTTGTGATATCTGCCAGTTGTCGGACAGAGCCAGAATCGCTTTTCGGCGCGATCATATCGGGTTTATTTTTCAGGATTACAGTCTGCTGCCGGTGCTGACCGCACTGGAGAATGTTGAGTTTGTGATGCAGTTACAGGGCCAAAGTGAGCAGGTGTGCCGCCAGCGGGCCGAAGCATTACTGCGCCAGGTCGGGTTATCTGCGCAGCAGGATAAATTTCCGGCCAAGTTGTCCGGCGGTCAGCAGCAACGAGTGGCCGTGGCGCGGGCGCTGGCGCCGAGCCCGCGCTTTATTATGGCGGATGAGCCGACCGCCAATCTCGATGCCCAAAGTACGGCGGAATTGCTGGATATCATGCAGCAGCTCAATGAGCGGGAAGGGACCACTTTCATTTTTTCCACTCATGATCCCCGGGTGATCACCCGGGCCAAAAGGGTGATTGTGTTTGAGGACGGGGCCCTGACGGAGGATCTTCAGCAGTGA
- a CDS encoding zinc/cadmium/mercury/lead-transporting ATPase codes for MCAQCNNKKSHIHTVKPIGAQTGSVRVEAGRDPQGCCASASVQTVSADQGSEASGSDSGGDEEPAGRPRISAIHPSANVLQPAAFKCSPAALNTGPETDHAHHSSVPHDHGKSGTCCSTSHTAEENEPESLFQASADSHSLSWKIQNMDCPSCAGKLEKAISAIEGVYTVKVMFATEKLMVSCGDQALATVIESKASDTGFPLISSQQSSEPAPQGFWRRNAAILSIAFMMLASFLVSQVSETFGLAAFTATTILGLIPIVRKAVALAKGGSPFSIETLMSVAAIGALYLGETAEAAMVLLLFLLGEQLEGYASARARSGVKALMDLVPEQATLVRPDGTKVKVAAEALAPGDVIEVAPGGRLPADGELMDISASFDESALTGESVPVERLPGESVMAGSLVADKVVRLKIVSAQGENAIDRILHLIEDAESRKAPLERFIDRFSRWYTPAMIALAALVIVIPPMFFAQSWEAWLYKGLTLLLIACPCALVISIPAAITSGLAAAARRGALIKGGAALEQLGRIDLVAFDKTGTLTQGKPVMTDLVSWDGDEARLLQQAAAVEDGSMHPLAQAVVKAAASRGLPVPHAEHREALPGRGIMGVVDGDSLLLVAADRLPEEIQLTVAQQAEAEALEAQGKTLVVAIRNREPVGLIAWRDNLREETPQAVRQLHAMGIRSVMLTGDNPRAAAAIAGEIKIDYRAGLLPADKVREVELANQHAKVAMVGDGINDAPAMKTAAIGIAMGGGTDVALETADAALTHDRVAELPAMIALSRATLANIRQNIGLALGLKALFLVTTLLGFTGLWVAVLADSGATALVTLNALRLLRFKPRFER; via the coding sequence ATGTGTGCTCAGTGTAACAACAAGAAATCCCATATCCATACCGTCAAGCCAATAGGGGCTCAGACCGGTTCGGTCCGTGTTGAGGCCGGGCGAGATCCACAAGGCTGTTGTGCGTCCGCATCAGTGCAGACTGTGTCTGCCGACCAGGGCAGCGAGGCGTCGGGGAGTGATTCCGGTGGCGATGAAGAGCCTGCCGGGCGGCCCCGAATTTCGGCCATTCACCCATCTGCCAATGTCCTTCAGCCTGCTGCTTTTAAGTGCTCTCCGGCTGCCCTGAACACCGGGCCAGAGACTGATCACGCACACCACTCATCAGTTCCCCATGACCACGGAAAATCAGGCACCTGTTGCAGTACCTCGCACACAGCCGAGGAGAACGAGCCGGAGTCTTTGTTCCAGGCGTCGGCAGACAGCCATAGCCTGAGCTGGAAAATCCAGAATATGGATTGCCCGAGCTGTGCCGGAAAGCTGGAAAAAGCGATTTCGGCGATTGAGGGCGTGTATACCGTCAAAGTGATGTTTGCGACCGAGAAGCTGATGGTGAGTTGCGGCGATCAGGCGCTGGCGACGGTGATTGAAAGCAAAGCCAGTGACACTGGATTTCCGTTGATCTCTTCGCAGCAATCGTCCGAGCCTGCTCCGCAAGGCTTCTGGCGTCGCAATGCCGCCATTCTTTCTATCGCCTTCATGATGCTAGCCTCGTTTTTGGTTAGCCAGGTATCGGAGACTTTCGGGTTGGCGGCATTTACCGCGACCACGATCCTGGGCCTGATCCCGATTGTCCGCAAGGCCGTGGCTCTGGCCAAAGGCGGTTCGCCGTTTTCAATCGAAACCCTGATGAGTGTGGCAGCGATCGGGGCATTGTATCTCGGGGAAACGGCAGAAGCCGCAATGGTGCTCTTACTGTTCCTGCTGGGTGAACAGCTGGAAGGATATGCTTCTGCCCGGGCACGAAGTGGCGTGAAGGCGCTGATGGATCTGGTGCCGGAGCAAGCCACCTTAGTTCGTCCGGACGGCACCAAAGTTAAAGTCGCTGCGGAGGCCCTGGCCCCGGGCGATGTGATTGAAGTGGCCCCAGGCGGACGATTGCCAGCAGACGGCGAGTTGATGGATATCAGCGCCAGCTTTGATGAAAGTGCATTGACGGGTGAGTCCGTGCCGGTCGAGCGGTTACCGGGCGAGTCGGTGATGGCTGGCTCCTTGGTTGCCGATAAGGTGGTCCGGCTGAAAATTGTCTCCGCCCAGGGGGAAAATGCCATCGATCGGATCTTGCACCTGATCGAAGATGCCGAGTCGCGCAAAGCGCCGTTGGAGCGTTTTATCGACCGCTTCAGCCGCTGGTATACCCCGGCCATGATTGCTCTCGCGGCGCTGGTGATCGTGATCCCGCCAATGTTCTTTGCCCAGTCCTGGGAAGCCTGGCTGTATAAAGGACTGACCTTGTTGCTGATTGCCTGCCCGTGTGCCCTGGTGATTTCCATTCCGGCGGCGATCACTTCTGGTCTGGCAGCGGCGGCCCGACGCGGGGCGCTGATTAAAGGCGGCGCAGCACTGGAGCAACTGGGACGAATTGACCTGGTGGCCTTTGATAAAACCGGCACCTTGACGCAGGGCAAACCTGTGATGACCGATCTGGTCAGCTGGGACGGTGATGAGGCACGTCTGTTGCAACAAGCGGCAGCGGTTGAAGACGGCTCCATGCACCCGCTGGCACAGGCTGTGGTCAAAGCTGCGGCATCGCGCGGGCTGCCTGTCCCGCACGCTGAACACCGGGAAGCATTACCCGGGCGCGGGATCATGGGGGTCGTTGACGGTGATTCTCTGCTGTTGGTCGCTGCAGACCGGCTGCCGGAAGAGATTCAGCTGACCGTGGCGCAGCAGGCTGAGGCCGAGGCTCTGGAGGCACAAGGCAAGACGCTGGTGGTGGCGATTCGTAACCGTGAGCCGGTGGGTCTGATTGCCTGGCGGGACAATTTGCGCGAAGAAACACCGCAAGCGGTTCGGCAACTGCATGCGATGGGGATCCGCTCCGTGATGCTGACTGGTGACAACCCTCGGGCCGCCGCGGCAATTGCCGGCGAGATCAAGATTGATTACCGCGCCGGTCTCTTGCCGGCAGACAAAGTCCGGGAAGTGGAACTGGCCAACCAGCACGCTAAGGTGGCGATGGTTGGGGATGGCATCAACGATGCGCCGGCGATGAAAACTGCCGCCATCGGGATCGCGATGGGGGGGGGAACCGATGTCGCACTGGAAACGGCCGACGCTGCATTGACCCATGATCGGGTGGCGGAGTTGCCCGCCATGATTGCCCTTTCACGTGCGACGTTGGCCAATATCCGTCAGAACATTGGCTTGGCTCTCGGCTTGAAAGCGCTGTTTCTGGTCACCACCTTACTGGGCTTTACTGGCTTGTGGGTCGCGGTCCTGGCAGATAGCGGTGCCACCGCACTGGTTACCCTGAATGCTTTGCGCCTGCTGCGGTTTAAACCCCGGTTTGAACGCTAG
- a CDS encoding ABC transporter permease, which yields MLVKLAWRNLWRQKRRTLLTASALALTLALSLFMRSLQEGSYANNIENAARFYTGLIQIQNPDFRDSQSIDDVLPADPAFTEPLATHANIALYLPRIESFALAAAGNKSKGVMVMGVLPEQEADYSGIAARVKTGAFLNADDQQVLIGEGLARFLNLKVGDEIILYGQGYHGQTAAGLYPVKGILKFPMPQLDNQLVYMPLALAQTLYGTGPQVTAWVLHTRHLDRLPQTVAELSASYHGRAQVRDWQDLSPEMAQQIVMDKAGGIIMMYLLYGVVGFGLFATLLMMTLERQREFGVMLATGLLRRKLLYLISIESVLIAGMGTVLGLVVVIPILIWLYFDPIELTGETAEMILEMGWDPVMPVLLSPGLMGDQILIMLGLLLLCLLYPMWRVYRLDVVSALKGGTHAG from the coding sequence ATGTTAGTGAAATTGGCCTGGCGAAATTTATGGCGACAGAAGCGGCGGACCCTGCTGACCGCTTCGGCTTTGGCGCTGACGCTGGCCCTGTCACTGTTCATGCGCAGCCTCCAGGAAGGCAGTTATGCCAATAATATCGAGAATGCTGCCCGGTTTTATACCGGGCTGATCCAGATCCAAAATCCTGATTTTCGCGACAGCCAGAGTATTGATGATGTGCTCCCGGCTGATCCCGCCTTTACTGAGCCGCTGGCCACCCACGCCAATATCGCCCTTTATTTGCCCCGAATTGAGTCGTTTGCCCTGGCTGCTGCCGGAAATAAGTCGAAAGGCGTGATGGTGATGGGGGTGCTTCCCGAGCAGGAAGCTGACTATTCGGGCATCGCGGCGCGGGTCAAAACCGGTGCGTTCCTGAACGCTGATGATCAGCAGGTGCTGATCGGGGAAGGGCTGGCACGTTTTCTGAACCTCAAGGTGGGGGATGAGATCATCCTCTATGGTCAGGGCTATCATGGCCAGACAGCTGCCGGTCTGTATCCGGTGAAAGGGATCCTGAAATTTCCCATGCCTCAGCTCGATAACCAGCTGGTGTACATGCCGCTGGCATTGGCGCAGACCTTGTACGGCACCGGGCCGCAAGTGACTGCCTGGGTGCTCCATACCCGCCACTTGGATAGGCTGCCGCAGACCGTGGCCGAGCTGTCCGCCAGCTATCACGGCCGAGCCCAGGTGCGTGACTGGCAGGATCTGTCGCCGGAGATGGCCCAACAAATCGTGATGGATAAAGCCGGCGGTATCATCATGATGTACCTGCTGTACGGAGTGGTGGGCTTTGGGTTGTTTGCGACCCTGCTGATGATGACTCTGGAGCGCCAGCGGGAGTTCGGGGTGATGTTGGCAACCGGTCTGTTGCGGCGCAAGTTGTTGTACCTGATTTCCATTGAGTCCGTGCTGATTGCCGGAATGGGGACTGTACTCGGGCTGGTGGTGGTGATCCCGATCCTGATCTGGCTCTACTTCGATCCGATCGAGCTGACCGGCGAAACCGCTGAAATGATCCTGGAAATGGGTTGGGACCCGGTGATGCCGGTGTTGCTGTCTCCGGGGCTGATGGGCGATCAAATCCTCATCATGCTGGGCCTGTTGCTGCTGTGCCTGTTGTACCCGATGTGGCGGGTGTACCGGCTCGATGTCGTCAGCGCGCTGAAAGGAGGTACCCATGCTGGCTAA
- a CDS encoding ABC transporter permease: MLAKLAWRNLWRNWLRTGIMLTAMVFGLMGAVTMMGLTTGMYRSMIDNAIAWQTSHLQVHHRDYLTHPDIRSVLDHPETLIETLKRSPQVKAWSARFVATGMVASARSARGVRINGIDPADEAAVTPLARSLREGQWLSGPGHNPVLISVKTAARLKVKVGSKVVLTFTNAAGDVVGAAFRIRGLFRTPASGFDEGNVFVRRTDLVPLAGINGSHELAVLLDDENNAFAFREVLQASTSAQNRVRDWTQVQPVLATMINQMGVSNAIMLTIFVVALGFGIVNIMLMSVFERTREFGVLMAVGMPKRQIFLLILMEAGWLGIAGAVAGLISSLAVIRLLQYTGVPLGGLAEGLGAFGVDTVLYPAVSVSDYQMILLTVVTASLLAALYPARQILKKQPVEAMAEKH, translated from the coding sequence ATGCTGGCTAAACTGGCCTGGCGTAACCTGTGGCGCAACTGGCTGCGGACCGGGATCATGCTGACGGCTATGGTGTTCGGCCTGATGGGCGCGGTCACCATGATGGGACTGACAACCGGGATGTATCGCAGCATGATCGACAATGCGATTGCCTGGCAGACCAGCCATCTTCAGGTTCACCACCGTGACTACCTGACCCACCCGGATATTCGTTCGGTGCTGGATCACCCGGAGACGCTGATTGAAACCCTGAAACGTTCTCCGCAGGTGAAAGCCTGGTCGGCCCGTTTCGTCGCGACCGGGATGGTGGCTTCCGCCCGCAGTGCCCGGGGGGTAAGGATCAACGGTATTGATCCGGCGGATGAAGCGGCGGTCACCCCGTTGGCCCGGAGCCTGCGGGAAGGCCAGTGGCTGTCCGGGCCGGGGCACAACCCGGTGCTGATCTCGGTGAAAACCGCAGCACGCTTGAAGGTCAAAGTGGGCTCGAAAGTGGTACTGACCTTTACCAATGCCGCGGGGGATGTGGTCGGGGCTGCGTTTCGGATCCGCGGACTGTTTCGCACCCCGGCCTCGGGGTTTGATGAAGGCAACGTGTTTGTCCGTCGCACTGATTTAGTGCCGCTCGCTGGCATCAACGGCAGTCATGAGCTGGCCGTGTTATTGGACGATGAAAATAACGCTTTCGCGTTTCGCGAGGTCTTGCAGGCCAGTACCTCGGCACAAAACCGGGTGCGGGATTGGACTCAGGTTCAGCCGGTGCTGGCGACGATGATTAACCAGATGGGGGTGAGTAACGCCATTATGCTGACGATTTTCGTGGTGGCCTTGGGGTTTGGCATCGTCAATATCATGCTGATGTCAGTGTTTGAGCGTACCCGGGAATTCGGGGTGCTGATGGCGGTGGGCATGCCCAAGCGGCAGATATTTCTGTTGATCCTGATGGAAGCGGGGTGGCTCGGCATTGCGGGGGCAGTGGCCGGTCTGATCAGCAGTCTCGCGGTGATCCGATTGTTGCAATATACCGGGGTGCCGCTGGGCGGGTTGGCCGAGGGGCTGGGCGCTTTCGGGGTCGATACCGTACTCTACCCGGCAGTGAGCGTGTCAGACTATCAGATGATCTTACTGACGGTGGTGACGGCCAGCCTGCTGGCGGCGCTGTATCCGGCCCGGCAGATCCTGAAAAAACAACCGGTGGAAGCCATGGCGGAGAAGCATTAA
- the udp gene encoding uridine phosphorylase, whose amino-acid sequence MSDNAVFHLGVNKADLNGAELAIIPGDPARVEKIANLMDNPEFLASSREYTVYRAKLDGKPVVVCSTGIGGPSTSIAVEELAQLGVRTFLRVGTTGAIQPHINVGDMIVTTGSVRLDGASLHFAPMEFPAVADFSVATAMKAACDADGATVHTGVTASSDTFYPGQERYDTYTGRVVRRFQGSMEEWQQMGVLNFEMESATLLTMCASSGLRAGCVAGVIINRTQKETPDHATLKETEARSIKVVVEAARRMLAA is encoded by the coding sequence ATGTCTGACAACGCAGTGTTCCATTTGGGTGTAAATAAAGCCGATCTTAACGGTGCTGAGCTGGCGATTATTCCGGGTGATCCTGCCCGTGTTGAAAAAATTGCCAACCTGATGGATAACCCTGAGTTCCTGGCAAGCTCACGTGAGTACACCGTGTACCGTGCCAAGCTGGACGGCAAGCCAGTGGTGGTTTGTTCAACCGGTATCGGTGGCCCGTCAACGTCGATTGCGGTTGAAGAGCTGGCGCAACTGGGTGTTCGTACGTTCCTGCGTGTCGGCACGACGGGTGCGATTCAGCCGCACATCAATGTTGGTGACATGATTGTGACCACCGGCTCTGTCCGTCTGGACGGTGCCAGCCTGCACTTTGCACCGATGGAATTCCCGGCAGTTGCGGACTTCTCTGTCGCGACAGCGATGAAAGCCGCCTGTGATGCCGACGGCGCAACGGTTCACACCGGTGTGACGGCTTCATCCGATACCTTCTACCCAGGCCAGGAGCGTTACGACACTTACACCGGTCGTGTGGTGCGTCGTTTCCAGGGTTCGATGGAAGAGTGGCAGCAAATGGGCGTGCTGAACTTTGAAATGGAATCAGCGACCCTGCTGACCATGTGTGCCAGCTCTGGTCTGCGCGCAGGCTGTGTTGCCGGCGTCATCATCAACCGGACTCAGAAAGAGACCCCGGATCACGCGACACTGAAAGAGACCGAAGCACGCTCAATCAAAGTGGTGGTTGAAGCGGCACGCCGCATGCTGGCGGCATAA
- a CDS encoding ATP-binding protein produces the protein MQQPMALQRIIEVYFGDPARTLRVKSGTQVLRQDGFNDRLYWVKSGKLAGYMHNESGEQTARIFRVDPGMFFGVHSFFSRTLVASTTVIAEEDSELAWIDSTTTAVDAAQFGSLTEQFMPVMVHELAKRQVLAGQQAIAKEKALQKLYAAEQMTTLGQLAAGIAHELNNAIGVLSSKTEGVESAVRQYLAQHQPELCPFLISGIDEGQAATSSQVRQRSRALQQTYGLARESARQLARAVPDGEVPPAWLGNLEDALAYWEMGRDLHDMRLAARHAAGIVRSVKQLGGVDQTRQPGVDVNDTLHKSLSLLQSNLRRVNVVLQPAELPSLTASTTELVQIWVNIIKNACDAMAETQAPELEIVTRSSRRRISVIISNNGPMIDDAIRHKVFHPNFTTKKGGLSFGLGLGLSIVQRIVHSYGGSISLRSNPDNTQFRIHLPIA, from the coding sequence ATGCAACAACCCATGGCACTGCAACGCATTATTGAAGTGTATTTCGGCGACCCGGCAAGAACCCTGAGGGTGAAATCCGGCACCCAGGTGCTGCGCCAGGATGGTTTTAACGACCGGCTGTACTGGGTGAAATCCGGGAAGCTGGCCGGTTACATGCATAATGAAAGCGGCGAACAGACAGCGAGGATTTTTCGGGTCGATCCCGGGATGTTTTTCGGTGTTCACAGTTTCTTTTCCAGAACGCTGGTGGCTTCGACTACCGTGATTGCTGAGGAAGACAGCGAGCTGGCCTGGATTGACAGTACCACCACGGCGGTGGATGCCGCGCAATTCGGGTCATTGACCGAGCAGTTTATGCCGGTGATGGTGCATGAGCTGGCAAAGCGGCAAGTACTGGCGGGTCAGCAGGCGATCGCCAAAGAGAAAGCCTTGCAGAAGCTTTATGCCGCTGAGCAGATGACGACGCTGGGTCAGTTGGCCGCAGGAATCGCCCATGAGCTGAACAATGCCATCGGTGTGCTGAGCAGCAAAACGGAAGGGGTGGAATCGGCGGTACGCCAGTACCTGGCGCAGCACCAGCCTGAGCTCTGCCCGTTCCTGATCAGCGGGATCGACGAGGGGCAGGCGGCGACATCGTCGCAGGTGCGCCAGCGGTCCCGGGCGTTACAGCAAACGTATGGCCTGGCACGCGAGTCGGCCCGGCAACTGGCTCGGGCGGTGCCGGACGGGGAAGTGCCGCCTGCATGGCTGGGCAACTTAGAGGATGCGCTGGCGTACTGGGAGATGGGGCGCGATCTGCATGACATGCGCCTTGCCGCCCGGCACGCAGCGGGCATTGTCCGCTCGGTGAAGCAACTGGGCGGTGTCGATCAAACCCGGCAGCCGGGCGTGGATGTGAACGACACGCTGCACAAGTCCTTATCGTTGCTGCAAAGTAATCTGCGCCGGGTGAACGTGGTACTGCAACCCGCCGAGTTACCGTCCCTGACTGCCAGTACCACCGAGCTGGTGCAGATTTGGGTCAACATCATCAAAAATGCTTGTGACGCCATGGCTGAGACCCAGGCACCGGAGCTGGAGATTGTGACGCGCAGTTCGCGACGTCGGATCAGCGTCATCATCAGCAATAACGGTCCGATGATCGACGACGCGATTCGCCACAAGGTGTTTCACCCGAACTTCACCACCAAAAAAGGCGGCTTGTCGTTCGGGCTCGGGCTGGGGCTGTCGATCGTGCAGCGGATTGTCCACAGTTACGGCGGCTCGATCTCGCTTCGGAGCAATCCGGACAACACGCAGTTTCGAATTCATTTACCAATTGCTTAA
- a CDS encoding response regulator: MEKLNIICVDDQREVLSAVLKDLAPLNDYFQVEDCESADEALELMDELDAEGEHIAVVISDHVMPGMTGVELLSRVSQDQRFTQTKKVLLTGQATHQDTIEAINRARIESYFEKPWTAEALLTTVRSLITEYIFDSGLDYQAWADVLDNSVVLRRLR, translated from the coding sequence ATGGAAAAGTTAAATATCATTTGTGTGGATGATCAGCGGGAAGTGCTGAGTGCGGTGCTGAAAGATCTGGCGCCGCTCAATGATTATTTTCAGGTTGAAGACTGTGAGTCGGCTGACGAAGCGCTGGAGCTGATGGACGAGTTGGACGCCGAAGGGGAGCATATCGCGGTGGTGATTTCAGACCACGTGATGCCCGGCATGACCGGGGTCGAGCTGTTGAGTCGGGTGTCGCAGGATCAGCGCTTTACTCAGACCAAGAAGGTTCTGCTGACCGGTCAGGCAACCCACCAGGATACGATTGAAGCGATCAATCGGGCTCGGATCGAGAGCTATTTCGAGAAACCCTGGACTGCGGAAGCGCTGCTGACCACCGTCAGAAGCTTAATCACGGAGTATATTTTCGACAGCGGGTTGGATTATCAGGCGTGGGCCGATGTGCTGGATAACAGTGTGGTGCTTCGGCGTCTGCGTTAG